One window of the Cryptomeria japonica chromosome 7, Sugi_1.0, whole genome shotgun sequence genome contains the following:
- the LOC131047464 gene encoding uncharacterized protein LOC131047464 isoform X2, with protein sequence MAMLLLRSGGLSGLAGTQKVPLSSLTYTREGSISGNMIQEENSQHPHQQRSSRSSRKSKNGQKKIPQRGLGVAQLEKLRLEEQQKQEAACLASLQRAHALPPFTSALHSQAALHPQGNSLVFTHNCASQIKGRPLEQHQPFMSPTNNCKMSDSIISMVNLHSINYRQQMGLGSSNSSPQQQSPREENRALTRNRSSDPESSVTNVGVASSGFVSGSWPAQTGNGEDMNRYLNQEMDTRKANMFSLRFQNSSSPPNEFRFFEPFLRSPAPSRKLPVVSISSSGATMQLEPPSNQSYSTTPSYNEEDRIAGIKRPWPFSQENPTCPVQSKATCLNVGIGIHQKFENIGNSNIDRLEAIKHESPGIFRNSLGISLGSLKKKTAWQANSELASPGDQPHSEISFSCDSGSTPKIETPDGSFLTLGLPHPTDGDCRGNELYCKPIQHFSTSETSDECGLPNNPSIHLNQEISGGLSTTAVFPSNGLLKHCSIKSADFRHQEDQSVPFYKFLHTLSDQGTADFICLDKKVSNRDPKESVDLKLRLSL encoded by the exons ATGGCAATGCTGCTGCTGAGATCAGGCGGTCTGTCTGGTCTGGCTGGCACTCAGAAGGTCCCTCTGTCATCCTTGACCTACACCAGGGAAGGCAGCATCAGTGGCAACATGATACAGGAGGAGAACTCACAGCATCCACATCAACAAAGGAGCTCCAGATCGAGCAGGAAGTCAAAGAACGGTCAGAAGAAGATCCCTCAGCGTGGTCTAGGTGTTGCCCAGCTGGAAAAACTACGCCTGGAAGAGCAACAAAAGCAGGAGGCAGCCTGTTTGGCATCTCTTCAAAGAGCTCATGCCCTCCCTCCATTTACAAGTGCACTGCATTCTCAGGCCGCCTTGCATCCTCAGGGGAATTCTCTTGTTTTTACTCATAATTGTGCTTCACAAATCAAGGGCAGGCCTCTTGAACAGCACCAGCCATTCATGTCCCCAACAAATAACTGCAAAATGTCAGATTCCATTATTTCTATGGTCAATCTCCACTCCATAAATTATAGGCAACAGATGGGATTGGGCAGCAGTAACAGTAGCCCACAGCAGCAGTCACCTAGGGAAGAAAACAGGGCGTTGACCAGGAATAGGAGCAGTGACCCAGAGTCAAGTGTGACTAATGTAGGTGTGGCCAGTTCTGGCTTTGTCTCAGGATCATGGCCTGCTCAGACAGGCAATGGTGAAGATATGAATCGATATTTGAATCAGGAAATGGATACGAGAAAAGCAAACATGTTTTCATTAAGATTTCAGAACTCCTCCAGCCCTCCAAATGAGTTCAGATTTTTTGAACCCTTTCTAAGATCTCCAGCCCCATCACGGAAGCTGCCAGTG GTGAGCATTTCATCGTCTGGAGCTACCATGCAATTGGAGCCCCCTTCAAACCAAAGCTACTCAACAACTCCTTCCTATAATGAGGAAGACAGG ATTGCCGGCATAAAACGACCCTGGCCTTTCTCCCAAGAGAATCCTACTTGCCCAGTTCAGTCAAAAGCTACTTGCCTGAATGTTGGGATTGGCATTCATCAGAAATTCGAGAATATTGGCAATTCAAATATAGATAGATTAGAGGCTATTAAACACGAATCTCCTGGCATTTTCAG AAATTCTTTGGGTATTTCTCTTGGATCCCTCAAGAAGAAGACAGCATGGCAAGCAAACTCTGAATTGGCATCCCCAGGTGATCAGCCTCATTCTGAGATAAGCTTCTCATGTGACAGTGGAAGCACTCCTAAG ATTGAAACTCCTGATGGCTCCTTTTTGACTCTTGGTTTGCCTCATCCAACTGATGGGGATTGTCGTGGGAACGAACTTTACTGCAAACCGATACAACATTTCTCCACTTCTGAAACTAGTGATGAATGCGGACTGCCAAACAACCCTTCAATCCATCTAAATCAG GAAATTAGTGGAGGCCTAAGCACCACAGCGGTTTTTCCATCTAATGGATTGCTTAAACATTGCTCCATCAAATCAGCAGATTTTAGACACCAGGAGGACCAATCTGTGCCTTTTTACAAATTTCTGCATACCCTGAGCGATCAAGGAACTGCAGACTTTATTTGTTTGGACAAAAAAGTAAGCAATAGAGATCCAAAGGAATCGGTTGATTTGAAATTAAGGTTATCTCTCTGA
- the LOC131047464 gene encoding uncharacterized protein LOC131047464 isoform X1 — translation MAMLLLRSGGLSGLAGTQKVPLSSLTYTREGSISGNMIQEENSQHPHQQRSSRSSRKSKNGQKKIPQRGLGVAQLEKLRLEEQQKQEAACLASLQRAHALPPFTSALHSQAALHPQGNSLVFTHNCASQIKGRPLEQHQPFMSPTNNCKMSDSIISMVNLHSINYRQQMGLGSSNSSPQQQSPREENRALTRNRSSDPESSVTNVGVASSGFVSGSWPAQTGNGEDMNRYLNQEMDTRKANMFSLRFQNSSSPPNEFRFFEPFLRSPAPSRKLPVVSISSSGATMQLEPPSNQSYSTTPSYNEEDRIAGIKRPWPFSQENPTCPVQSKATCLNVGIGIHQKFENIGNSNIDRLEAIKHESPGIFRNSLGISLGSLKKKTAWQANSELASPGDQPHSEISFSCDSGSTPKEIETPDGSFLTLGLPHPTDGDCRGNELYCKPIQHFSTSETSDECGLPNNPSIHLNQEISGGLSTTAVFPSNGLLKHCSIKSADFRHQEDQSVPFYKFLHTLSDQGTADFICLDKKVSNRDPKESVDLKLRLSL, via the exons ATGGCAATGCTGCTGCTGAGATCAGGCGGTCTGTCTGGTCTGGCTGGCACTCAGAAGGTCCCTCTGTCATCCTTGACCTACACCAGGGAAGGCAGCATCAGTGGCAACATGATACAGGAGGAGAACTCACAGCATCCACATCAACAAAGGAGCTCCAGATCGAGCAGGAAGTCAAAGAACGGTCAGAAGAAGATCCCTCAGCGTGGTCTAGGTGTTGCCCAGCTGGAAAAACTACGCCTGGAAGAGCAACAAAAGCAGGAGGCAGCCTGTTTGGCATCTCTTCAAAGAGCTCATGCCCTCCCTCCATTTACAAGTGCACTGCATTCTCAGGCCGCCTTGCATCCTCAGGGGAATTCTCTTGTTTTTACTCATAATTGTGCTTCACAAATCAAGGGCAGGCCTCTTGAACAGCACCAGCCATTCATGTCCCCAACAAATAACTGCAAAATGTCAGATTCCATTATTTCTATGGTCAATCTCCACTCCATAAATTATAGGCAACAGATGGGATTGGGCAGCAGTAACAGTAGCCCACAGCAGCAGTCACCTAGGGAAGAAAACAGGGCGTTGACCAGGAATAGGAGCAGTGACCCAGAGTCAAGTGTGACTAATGTAGGTGTGGCCAGTTCTGGCTTTGTCTCAGGATCATGGCCTGCTCAGACAGGCAATGGTGAAGATATGAATCGATATTTGAATCAGGAAATGGATACGAGAAAAGCAAACATGTTTTCATTAAGATTTCAGAACTCCTCCAGCCCTCCAAATGAGTTCAGATTTTTTGAACCCTTTCTAAGATCTCCAGCCCCATCACGGAAGCTGCCAGTG GTGAGCATTTCATCGTCTGGAGCTACCATGCAATTGGAGCCCCCTTCAAACCAAAGCTACTCAACAACTCCTTCCTATAATGAGGAAGACAGG ATTGCCGGCATAAAACGACCCTGGCCTTTCTCCCAAGAGAATCCTACTTGCCCAGTTCAGTCAAAAGCTACTTGCCTGAATGTTGGGATTGGCATTCATCAGAAATTCGAGAATATTGGCAATTCAAATATAGATAGATTAGAGGCTATTAAACACGAATCTCCTGGCATTTTCAG AAATTCTTTGGGTATTTCTCTTGGATCCCTCAAGAAGAAGACAGCATGGCAAGCAAACTCTGAATTGGCATCCCCAGGTGATCAGCCTCATTCTGAGATAAGCTTCTCATGTGACAGTGGAAGCACTCCTAAG GAGATTGAAACTCCTGATGGCTCCTTTTTGACTCTTGGTTTGCCTCATCCAACTGATGGGGATTGTCGTGGGAACGAACTTTACTGCAAACCGATACAACATTTCTCCACTTCTGAAACTAGTGATGAATGCGGACTGCCAAACAACCCTTCAATCCATCTAAATCAG GAAATTAGTGGAGGCCTAAGCACCACAGCGGTTTTTCCATCTAATGGATTGCTTAAACATTGCTCCATCAAATCAGCAGATTTTAGACACCAGGAGGACCAATCTGTGCCTTTTTACAAATTTCTGCATACCCTGAGCGATCAAGGAACTGCAGACTTTATTTGTTTGGACAAAAAAGTAAGCAATAGAGATCCAAAGGAATCGGTTGATTTGAAATTAAGGTTATCTCTCTGA